A single Pedobacter sp. PACM 27299 DNA region contains:
- a CDS encoding RagB/SusD family nutrient uptake outer membrane protein, producing MRNLFKIFTISSVLLVFISSCKKDALNLRPTNDLVADQAYATPAGYKNQLVKLYASYALTHPSGATAESDIGGLNPGFTDFLRLFWMTQELPTDEAICGWNDDGIPDLDKMTWTSENIFVRGLYSRSIYQITVCNDFLRESTPEKLASRNITGQDATNVQRYRAEARFLRAFQYWVLMDGYANPPFVTEEDLIGKIPPRQIQRAELFKYVESELKAIEGDLAAPMTNEYGRADQGADWSLLARLYLNAQVYTGTARYTDAITYSSKVINGGYSLSPIYKNLFLTDNRTTSKENILTINYDGLHTQNDGGTTYLINAAINGDMNPASFGVPTGGWGGNRSRINLPKLFTDYSGATDQRAMFFGQKLENDDVNTFTDGLRVIKFRNVDSKGVPAPSNEGKFSSLDFALFRLAEQYLIYGEAVARGGAGGSTGQAITYVNDLRQRAYGNTSGNVLAISVDFFLDERGRELYWEGFRRTDLVRYNKFTEAGYLWPYKGGVKSGQGVDATRNIYPLPLADLIANTNLIQNKGY from the coding sequence ATGAGAAATTTATTTAAAATATTCACCATATCAAGCGTTTTACTGGTCTTTATCAGCTCATGTAAAAAGGACGCCTTGAACTTACGACCTACTAATGATTTAGTAGCGGATCAGGCTTATGCCACCCCAGCAGGATATAAAAACCAGCTGGTTAAATTATATGCCAGTTATGCTTTGACGCACCCAAGTGGAGCGACTGCAGAAAGTGACATCGGCGGGTTGAATCCAGGATTTACAGATTTCCTGAGGTTATTCTGGATGACACAGGAATTGCCAACAGATGAAGCCATCTGCGGATGGAATGATGATGGAATTCCGGATTTGGATAAGATGACCTGGACTTCTGAGAATATATTTGTCAGAGGTTTATATTCCAGAAGTATTTATCAGATTACTGTTTGTAATGACTTCCTGAGAGAAAGTACGCCAGAAAAATTGGCGAGCCGCAACATCACTGGTCAGGATGCAACAAATGTACAGCGCTACCGTGCGGAAGCCCGCTTCCTTCGTGCCTTCCAATATTGGGTATTGATGGATGGTTACGCCAATCCTCCTTTTGTAACAGAAGAAGACCTGATCGGAAAAATTCCGCCCAGACAAATTCAAAGGGCAGAGCTTTTTAAATACGTAGAGTCAGAATTGAAAGCAATTGAAGGAGATCTGGCTGCTCCAATGACCAATGAATACGGTCGTGCAGATCAAGGTGCAGACTGGTCGTTGTTAGCCAGGTTATACCTGAATGCTCAGGTATATACCGGTACAGCCAGATATACAGATGCCATTACTTATTCCAGTAAAGTAATCAACGGTGGTTACAGCTTATCACCAATTTATAAAAATCTATTTTTAACAGACAACAGAACCACTAGTAAAGAGAACATCCTGACCATTAATTATGATGGATTGCATACGCAAAATGATGGTGGAACAACTTACCTGATCAATGCAGCAATTAACGGAGACATGAACCCTGCTTCATTTGGTGTGCCAACCGGAGGATGGGGAGGTAACCGCAGCAGGATTAACCTACCTAAATTATTTACAGACTATTCTGGTGCTACTGATCAAAGAGCAATGTTTTTTGGCCAGAAATTGGAAAATGATGATGTGAATACTTTTACCGATGGTTTAAGGGTGATCAAATTTAGAAATGTGGATTCAAAAGGCGTACCTGCACCTTCTAACGAAGGAAAATTCAGCTCATTGGATTTTGCATTATTCCGCCTTGCGGAACAATATCTTATTTATGGAGAAGCAGTAGCCCGTGGTGGTGCTGGCGGTTCAACCGGACAGGCAATTACCTATGTAAATGATTTGCGTCAGCGTGCTTATGGCAATACTTCAGGAAATGTATTGGCGATTAGTGTTGATTTCTTCCTGGATGAGCGTGGCAGAGAATTGTACTGGGAAGGTTTCCGCCGTACAGATTTAGTTCGCTATAACAAATTTACAGAAGCTGGTTATTTATGGCCGTATAAAGGTGGTGTGAAATCCGGACAAGGGGTAGATGCGACACGTAATATTTATCCATTGCCGCTGGCCGACCTGATTGCCAATACCAATCTGATTCAAAATAAAGGTTACTAA
- a CDS encoding SusC/RagA family TonB-linked outer membrane protein, which translates to MKVFYLLKPCLLLFIVLATLTAQAQTSSLTGTVLDETGLPLPGASIQIKSINKSTTTDASGKYRLSGLPNGAATVIASYIGYTSLTQEVTISGNTVFNLSLKPDAQNLNEVVVIGYGTQQKKDLTGSIATVSAKDFQKGAITSPDQLIQGKVAGVNVVSNGGQPGGGSTIRIRGGASLNASNDPLVVIDGVPFSGNTVNNAPSPLSLINPNDIETFTILKDANATAIYGSRASNGVILITTKKGSSVEPVINFNTNNSYETVAKKVDVLSADQIRAYVNQFGNKSYDDDPTHTYKALLGNANTDWQDEIYKNAFSTDNNLSIGGIFKNVPYRVSAGYLDKQGLLITDKFERATGSFSISPRLFTDHLKIDLSLKGSLTEARFANEAARAAAIQFDPTQSVNADNQYGNYFEWIKGGVPNPNAPRNPVALARLRNNIGKTERSFGNARFDYSFHFLPELHANLNLGYDISKGYGRIFVPAYAAQNASTQGFQGSSLDEQNNKVTEFYLNYAKDLTGIKSRIEATAGLGYYDNSSTSHSYNEYKGDGTTITKVPPFPFNVEREKLNSYYGRLIYTYDENYVLSATMRADGSSRFGEDHRWGYFPSVGFTWRTIGEDFMKDSKVFSDLKFRLSYGQTGNKDGIGNYNYMAKYFKNTNQGQYQIGDTLYDYYTPSAYEPDLKWETTTTYNAGLDYGFFKNRVYGSVDVYYKKTKDLLSTVDIPSGTNYNNRLLTNVGNMDVRGLEASINVAVVKTENTSWDIGVNMAYNKREVTNLTFDSDPNFKIDAGGITGGTGNNIKYNAIGQAPGSFFVKKQIYDANGMPLEGVYADLDGNGVVDANDKYFYHSPDPKFTFGFNSAFSYKKWTLSTVLRANIGNYVYDNVSSNFGVRSNILSPSGLINNANVDVYKTNFTNNEYLSDYYMKNASFLKMDNLGLAFDAGKISKNGNTTLRISANVQNVFVLTKYKGLDPEITTGIDYNLYPRPRTYTLGLNVGF; encoded by the coding sequence ATGAAAGTATTTTACCTGCTGAAGCCTTGTTTATTGCTGTTTATTGTTCTTGCAACATTGACAGCCCAGGCGCAAACCAGTTCATTAACTGGAACAGTATTAGATGAGACCGGACTGCCACTTCCCGGAGCATCTATCCAGATCAAAAGTATCAATAAAAGTACTACCACTGACGCCTCTGGAAAATACCGCCTGAGCGGATTGCCAAACGGTGCAGCAACAGTAATTGCCAGCTATATCGGCTATACTTCTTTAACGCAGGAAGTAACGATCTCTGGTAATACCGTTTTCAACTTATCCCTTAAACCTGATGCGCAAAACCTGAATGAGGTAGTCGTGATTGGTTATGGTACCCAGCAAAAGAAAGATTTAACTGGCTCCATCGCTACGGTGAGCGCTAAAGATTTCCAAAAAGGAGCCATCACTTCACCAGATCAATTGATTCAAGGTAAAGTAGCAGGGGTGAATGTAGTTTCCAATGGTGGACAGCCAGGAGGAGGCAGTACCATCCGTATTCGTGGTGGCGCTTCCCTGAATGCCAGTAATGATCCACTAGTCGTAATTGATGGGGTTCCATTTAGCGGTAACACGGTGAACAATGCGCCAAGCCCGCTTTCCCTGATTAATCCGAACGACATTGAGACTTTTACCATCCTGAAAGATGCAAACGCAACTGCTATTTACGGATCGAGAGCTTCTAATGGGGTAATCTTAATCACTACTAAAAAAGGAAGCTCTGTAGAGCCGGTGATCAATTTCAATACCAATAACTCTTATGAAACGGTGGCTAAAAAAGTAGATGTACTTTCTGCCGATCAGATTCGTGCTTATGTCAACCAATTTGGAAATAAGAGCTATGATGATGATCCGACACATACTTATAAAGCTTTGTTGGGAAATGCGAATACGGACTGGCAGGATGAAATCTATAAAAATGCCTTTTCTACTGACAATAACTTAAGTATCGGTGGTATTTTCAAAAATGTACCTTACCGTGTTTCTGCAGGTTATCTGGATAAACAAGGTTTGCTGATCACGGATAAATTTGAACGTGCAACCGGTTCATTTAGCATTTCACCAAGATTGTTTACAGATCACCTGAAAATTGACCTGAGTTTAAAAGGATCTTTAACAGAAGCAAGATTTGCCAATGAGGCAGCAAGAGCTGCAGCCATTCAATTTGATCCAACACAGTCAGTAAATGCAGATAATCAGTATGGAAATTATTTTGAATGGATCAAAGGTGGTGTGCCAAACCCTAATGCACCTCGTAATCCGGTTGCTTTAGCGCGCTTACGCAACAATATTGGTAAGACAGAAAGAAGTTTCGGTAATGCCAGATTTGATTATTCTTTTCACTTCCTTCCAGAATTACACGCCAACTTAAACCTTGGTTATGACATTTCTAAAGGATATGGTAGAATCTTTGTACCAGCATATGCAGCACAGAATGCCTCTACACAAGGTTTTCAGGGTAGTTCTTTAGACGAACAAAATAATAAAGTAACGGAGTTTTACCTGAATTATGCGAAAGACCTGACTGGCATTAAAAGCAGGATAGAGGCCACTGCTGGTTTAGGTTATTACGATAATTCCAGTACCAGTCACAGTTATAATGAATATAAAGGAGATGGCACTACCATCACTAAAGTACCACCATTTCCATTTAATGTAGAAAGAGAAAAGCTGAATTCTTACTATGGTCGTTTGATCTATACTTATGATGAAAATTATGTGCTTTCTGCTACCATGCGTGCGGATGGTTCTTCCAGATTCGGAGAAGATCACCGATGGGGATATTTCCCTTCTGTAGGTTTTACCTGGAGAACCATTGGGGAAGATTTTATGAAAGACAGCAAGGTGTTTTCTGACTTGAAATTCAGATTGAGTTATGGCCAGACCGGAAATAAAGACGGTATCGGTAACTATAATTACATGGCTAAGTATTTCAAGAATACCAATCAGGGACAATATCAGATTGGTGATACCCTTTATGATTACTATACACCATCAGCTTATGAGCCTGATTTGAAATGGGAAACAACTACTACTTACAATGCAGGATTAGACTATGGATTCTTTAAAAACAGAGTTTATGGTAGCGTAGATGTGTATTACAAAAAAACAAAAGATCTTTTATCGACTGTAGATATTCCTTCAGGGACTAATTACAACAACCGTTTACTCACTAACGTGGGTAATATGGATGTTCGTGGTTTAGAAGCCAGTATCAATGTAGCTGTGGTTAAAACGGAGAATACCAGCTGGGATATCGGCGTTAATATGGCTTATAATAAAAGAGAAGTCACCAACCTTACGTTTGATTCTGACCCTAATTTCAAGATTGATGCAGGTGGTATCACTGGTGGTACTGGTAACAACATCAAGTACAATGCAATTGGCCAGGCTCCTGGATCTTTCTTCGTGAAAAAACAGATTTATGATGCAAATGGGATGCCTTTAGAAGGGGTATACGCTGATCTGGATGGCAATGGCGTGGTAGATGCAAACGATAAATACTTCTACCATTCTCCGGATCCGAAATTCACTTTTGGCTTTAACTCTGCTTTCAGCTATAAAAAATGGACCTTAAGTACGGTATTGAGAGCCAATATCGGTAACTACGTGTATGATAACGTATCTTCTAACTTCGGTGTGAGGAGCAATATCCTAAGTCCAAGTGGATTGATCAACAATGCAAATGTTGATGTGTACAAGACCAATTTCACCAACAATGAATACCTAAGTGATTACTACATGAAAAATGCATCCTTCCTGAAGATGGACAATTTAGGATTGGCATTTGATGCAGGTAAAATCTCTAAAAATGGAAATACCACCCTTCGTATATCAGCAAACGTGCAGAATGTGTTTGTGCTGACTAAATACAAAGGATTGGATCCGGAAATCACTACAGGTATAGATTATAACTTATATCCAAGACCTAGAACTTATACATTGGGCTTAAATGTTGGCTTTTAA
- a CDS encoding LacI family DNA-binding transcriptional regulator, protein MERINIKQLAKALNLSTSTVSRAFRDNSDISKETKEKILAKAKELNYQPNHYASNLREQKSKTIAVIVPELANNFFSQAIHGIEKIARGKGYHILIYATDDDYEKEVSFIRHLHNGRADGIIMSVSGEANDHTYLNELSQERLPLVFFDRVYEDIITPRVITNDYDSSFSATEHLIKQGCKKIAYLVINKNLSIGKFRMQGYIDALAKYEIPFEDRLVVDCTNSYAKNSLILKRLLLDIKPDGIFTSVERLAFATYYACYDLKISIPEELMVIGFSSLEIAPLLNPSLTTITQPATKIGIEAANLLFKMLDHPLEVNPNQKIVLNSKLIKRRSTERD, encoded by the coding sequence ATGGAGCGCATCAATATCAAGCAATTAGCTAAAGCCCTGAATTTATCTACTTCAACGGTTTCCAGGGCTTTCAGAGACAACAGTGACATCAGTAAAGAAACGAAGGAGAAAATCCTGGCGAAGGCAAAGGAGTTAAACTATCAGCCGAATCACTATGCAAGCAACCTTAGGGAGCAAAAAAGTAAAACGATTGCGGTCATTGTTCCTGAGCTGGCGAACAACTTTTTCTCGCAGGCCATACACGGCATTGAAAAAATTGCAAGGGGCAAAGGCTATCATATTTTAATTTATGCCACTGATGATGATTATGAGAAAGAAGTTTCCTTCATCAGACATTTACACAATGGCAGAGCGGATGGGATCATTATGTCGGTTTCCGGAGAAGCAAATGACCACACGTATTTGAATGAACTGAGCCAGGAGCGTCTGCCTTTGGTATTTTTCGACCGGGTTTATGAAGACATCATCACGCCAAGAGTCATTACCAATGACTACGACAGCAGTTTTTCTGCGACAGAGCATCTGATCAAACAAGGCTGTAAAAAGATTGCCTACCTGGTGATCAATAAAAATTTATCCATCGGTAAGTTTAGGATGCAGGGATATATTGATGCCCTGGCGAAATACGAAATTCCTTTTGAAGATAGGCTGGTGGTAGACTGCACCAATAGTTATGCTAAAAATTCCCTGATTTTAAAAAGGTTATTGCTGGATATTAAGCCAGATGGCATCTTTACTTCCGTAGAACGATTGGCTTTTGCTACCTACTACGCATGTTATGACCTGAAAATCTCCATTCCTGAGGAACTGATGGTCATCGGTTTCTCCAGTCTGGAGATTGCACCTTTATTGAATCCTTCTTTAACGACGATTACACAGCCCGCTACTAAAATTGGAATTGAAGCCGCGAACCTTTTGTTCAAGATGCTGGATCATCCATTAGAGGTGAATCCAAATCAAAAGATTGTCCTCAATTCGAAACTGATCAAAAGGCGTTCTACCGAACGGGATTAA
- a CDS encoding fatty acid desaturase family protein codes for MARKIKFTNTNKSTFYTTVRKRVDAYFIANNTTSYANPAMWFKVFFFLTGLTSIYLLLLLGNFSAPVMLLLAIMLGIFGAFVGFNVCHDAIHKALSPYPAVNKIFSFIFNLLGASPYVWNITHNIVHHTYTNIAGHDEDIDVAPGLIRFSNSETVNRVQQYQHFYAFALYSLAMLSWVFRKDYKKFFQKKVGEHVLSHPKIEYFNLFFYKAIYYFLFIVLPLLVMNITWWQFIIGFLAMQFAQGLVLGLVFQLAHVVESTEFPMPNEDGNIEEAWAAHQLQTTANFAVNSSLAAFLCGGLNRQVEHHLFPKICHIHYPAISKIVKETAAEYDLPYNECITFSDALKSHYKMLRKLGKETYKTDRYVNREVIPFPAPGFLAPEPVAIRS; via the coding sequence ATGGCGAGAAAGATCAAGTTTACAAACACCAACAAGTCAACATTTTACACTACAGTACGAAAACGAGTTGATGCTTATTTTATAGCAAATAACACCACCAGCTATGCCAATCCGGCGATGTGGTTCAAAGTTTTTTTCTTCCTTACCGGCTTAACGAGCATCTATCTGCTTTTGTTATTGGGTAACTTCAGCGCGCCTGTGATGTTATTACTGGCCATTATGCTAGGTATATTCGGTGCCTTCGTTGGTTTTAATGTTTGCCATGATGCCATCCATAAAGCACTATCTCCTTACCCGGCAGTAAATAAAATTTTCAGTTTCATATTTAATTTGCTGGGTGCAAGTCCGTATGTCTGGAACATCACACATAATATTGTTCACCATACCTATACAAATATCGCAGGTCATGATGAAGATATTGATGTAGCACCAGGACTAATCCGCTTTTCCAACTCAGAAACGGTAAACAGGGTGCAGCAGTACCAGCATTTTTATGCTTTTGCGCTATACAGTCTGGCTATGCTTTCCTGGGTATTCAGAAAAGATTACAAGAAATTCTTTCAGAAAAAAGTAGGTGAGCATGTATTGAGCCATCCCAAAATCGAATACTTCAACCTGTTTTTTTATAAAGCCATTTATTACTTCCTGTTTATTGTACTGCCCTTATTGGTCATGAACATTACCTGGTGGCAATTTATCATTGGTTTCCTGGCGATGCAATTTGCCCAGGGACTAGTATTAGGACTGGTATTTCAACTGGCACACGTGGTAGAGTCTACAGAATTTCCTATGCCTAATGAAGATGGTAACATTGAAGAGGCCTGGGCAGCGCACCAATTACAAACTACGGCTAACTTTGCAGTAAATAGCTCCCTGGCTGCCTTTTTATGCGGCGGTTTAAACAGACAGGTAGAACACCATTTATTCCCTAAAATCTGTCACATTCACTACCCTGCTATCAGCAAAATTGTGAAAGAAACCGCAGCGGAATATGATTTGCCTTACAATGAATGTATTACTTTCAGCGATGCTTTAAAATCCCATTACAAGATGTTAAGGAAATTGGGAAAAGAAACCTATAAGACTGACCGCTATGTGAACAGGGAAGTGATTCCTTTTCCTGCACCGGGATTCCTGGCTCCTGAGCCTGTTGCGATTC